From the Burkholderia ubonensis genome, one window contains:
- a CDS encoding AAA family ATPase has translation MTRLGRMVAIAGQNGAGKSRLLRALEAVVSLRTADNLKNPEGHRSQAEFWQAAITKDPYSENVGFWTQQRRKERLIYAACTELVGTPEVEPFRAVRFVPKVLQLDDPRNEKHGEIVKRSQDATDVGHNTFHSTTLFYIQRLLNEYHDVTHSDFDGSSEERTRLQDRHSSFQEIVVQMLGQPIRRQVSTGYPLIFGMVLGDANLSDGQKVLLQLCVALHAQSQNLERTVLIFDEPENHLHPSAVVDVVKAIYNSTTSTQIWVATHSVPLLAYMSGVDSKCLWYMDKGAIAHAGKNPEIVLKSLLGGEDGIAELSAFASLPAELASVKFASESLLPPQVIGDGVGDPQVTQVQRQLQSLKSEQPLSILDFGAGRGRLLDGLAAMISEKNQSPEDILDYYAFDEYTDNHNQCINVIAEYFEGKNRLFHKEDDFFAAKDKGCISVVVMTNVLHEIPPRMWAGLFRKDSLIEGCLAEDGYLLIVEDQRIPTGEKAHEHGFLVLDTVHLKTMFGANEQDLLEKRFLVDDARGDGRLKAHLISKKLFANVSAASVRDAIEQLRSTSKREIQRLRRCEPSYHNGQLHGFWTQQFANTALVLEE, from the coding sequence ATGACTCGTCTCGGTCGTATGGTCGCGATAGCCGGACAGAATGGCGCGGGGAAATCACGATTGCTTCGTGCGCTAGAGGCCGTCGTTTCTCTACGTACCGCGGACAACCTAAAAAATCCCGAAGGGCATCGTTCTCAGGCCGAATTCTGGCAAGCTGCTATCACGAAAGACCCATATTCTGAAAATGTCGGGTTTTGGACGCAGCAACGCCGCAAAGAACGGCTGATCTACGCCGCCTGTACCGAACTCGTGGGAACACCCGAGGTGGAACCATTTCGAGCAGTCAGATTCGTGCCGAAAGTGTTGCAATTGGATGATCCTCGAAATGAGAAGCATGGTGAAATCGTCAAGCGCTCGCAGGATGCGACCGACGTTGGGCATAACACATTTCACTCCACCACGCTTTTCTACATTCAGCGCCTCCTCAATGAATATCACGACGTAACGCACTCGGATTTTGATGGATCAAGTGAGGAAAGAACTCGACTTCAGGATAGACATAGTTCCTTCCAAGAGATTGTGGTGCAGATGTTGGGGCAGCCAATTCGTCGGCAAGTGTCCACTGGTTATCCACTCATCTTTGGCATGGTGCTGGGAGATGCAAATCTTTCTGATGGGCAAAAAGTCCTGTTGCAGTTGTGTGTCGCCCTGCATGCCCAAAGTCAGAACCTTGAGCGCACCGTTCTGATCTTTGACGAGCCGGAGAACCATTTGCACCCGTCAGCAGTGGTCGATGTCGTCAAGGCAATATACAACAGCACAACTTCCACCCAGATCTGGGTGGCGACCCATTCCGTTCCACTGCTTGCATATATGTCTGGGGTTGATTCCAAATGCCTTTGGTATATGGATAAGGGAGCAATCGCACATGCCGGGAAGAATCCTGAGATCGTTCTGAAAAGCCTGCTAGGTGGTGAGGACGGGATCGCTGAACTCAGTGCGTTTGCCAGCCTTCCCGCGGAATTGGCTTCAGTTAAATTCGCAAGTGAAAGTCTTCTGCCGCCGCAAGTGATTGGTGACGGGGTGGGCGACCCTCAAGTGACACAGGTCCAACGACAGCTACAGTCGTTGAAAAGTGAGCAGCCGCTTTCGATTCTAGATTTTGGCGCTGGCAGAGGGCGGTTGTTGGATGGGCTGGCAGCGATGATTTCTGAAAAAAATCAATCGCCAGAAGACATCCTCGATTATTATGCTTTCGATGAATACACAGACAATCACAACCAATGCATTAATGTTATTGCTGAGTATTTTGAGGGGAAAAATCGTCTCTTCCACAAAGAAGATGATTTTTTCGCTGCAAAAGACAAGGGTTGCATCTCAGTCGTCGTGATGACTAATGTATTACATGAGATACCTCCAAGAATGTGGGCTGGCCTTTTTCGGAAGGATTCCCTTATTGAGGGATGTCTGGCCGAGGACGGTTATTTACTCATTGTTGAGGATCAGAGGATCCCAACAGGCGAAAAGGCACACGAGCACGGGTTTCTTGTGCTTGACACCGTACATTTAAAAACCATGTTCGGTGCAAACGAGCAAGATCTTCTTGAAAAACGCTTTCTCGTTGACGATGCACGCGGCGATGGAAGACTGAAAGCTCATCTAATCTCGAAAAAGCTCTTCGCTAATGTCTCAGCGGCTAGCGTGAGGGATGCAATCGAACAACTTCGAAGCACGTCGAAAAGGGAAATTCAGCGACTGAGACGTTGTGAACCGTCGT
- a CDS encoding helix-turn-helix transcriptional regulator, with protein MTVKRSTPSATRPAPISIALGKRIKECRHAAEKSQETLAFEALVDRTYISAIERGIANPSIETLANICYSLNVTLAELFAPLNGVSLKPTGERRANAATPPEIKRQRLR; from the coding sequence ATGACTGTGAAGCGCTCAACCCCTTCTGCAACACGACCGGCCCCGATCTCGATTGCCCTGGGCAAACGGATCAAGGAGTGCCGGCATGCGGCCGAAAAGTCTCAGGAAACGCTTGCCTTCGAGGCGCTCGTTGACCGTACGTACATTTCTGCGATTGAACGGGGCATCGCGAACCCGTCCATCGAAACGCTCGCGAACATCTGCTATTCGCTGAACGTGACGCTGGCGGAACTGTTCGCGCCACTGAATGGGGTGTCACTGAAGCCGACCGGCGAGCGCCGCGCGAACGCGGCGACGCCGCCGGAGATCAAGCGTCAGCGGTTGCGTTGA
- a CDS encoding acyltransferase family protein, translating to MTKTLSVPATAAASTFVYRPDIDGLRAFAVLAVVVFHAFPSVLPGGFVGVDVFFVISGYLITGILLADLGTDRFSFRHFYARRIRRIFPALIVVLLATYGMGWFSLYGDEYRELAKHIVAGAGFVSNWASWTEAGYFDQAAEAKPLLHLWSLGVEEQFYIVWPLLLWAAYKARRIGWVCAAIGLASFVMNVALVGHHPSAAFYWPITRMWELLAGAALAISAAHVRIIGGWANVLSGAGALLCLSSFAFVNSQAAFPGWRALLPVAGTVGLVAAGRDGWFNRYVLAHPLSVWFGRISYALYLWHWPLLSFAFIVAGRTPSSAVRGTLLITAVVLAWLTTMIVERPVRFGPARVWKIAAPCLLMLGIAYLGGMTYVRGGLGFRKGYSPDADVTTAKLGAGHEFVNAMCGVSPDDQRLFPFCATDKRVRSHFAVWGDSKADALYWGLVRESAPGEGWTLIARPSCAPMAGVWRTSSNAGDDPALCRAANDEALRMLLGTPELKTVVLVMTDRDVIGQTFAVDGQSSASPRAALDGVDQVVTALEHAGRRVALVLDNPRLRDPRQCMDRRPLAWPFVRHALGVTDMSAAQRCAIGYRDHVTRMAPFTALVDDLKRRHPALLVYDPAAALCDAKRGVCPMTMDGHYLYSYGDHLSDYGNGLVAKQFLPLLRR from the coding sequence ATGACCAAAACCCTTTCAGTACCGGCCACGGCGGCGGCCAGCACGTTCGTCTATCGGCCGGACATTGACGGCCTGCGCGCCTTCGCGGTGCTCGCTGTTGTCGTCTTCCATGCATTTCCGTCCGTGCTACCGGGCGGCTTCGTCGGCGTCGACGTCTTCTTCGTCATTTCCGGCTACTTGATCACCGGCATCCTGCTCGCCGATCTAGGGACAGACCGATTCTCCTTCCGCCATTTCTACGCACGGCGGATTCGTCGGATCTTCCCGGCACTGATCGTGGTGCTGCTCGCGACCTATGGGATGGGCTGGTTCAGCCTGTACGGCGACGAATATCGCGAGCTCGCCAAACACATCGTCGCTGGCGCAGGGTTTGTGTCCAACTGGGCATCGTGGACTGAAGCCGGGTATTTCGATCAGGCGGCAGAAGCCAAGCCGCTGCTGCACCTGTGGTCGCTGGGCGTCGAGGAACAGTTCTACATCGTCTGGCCGCTCCTGCTGTGGGCAGCCTACAAGGCCAGACGCATCGGATGGGTGTGTGCCGCCATCGGGCTGGCATCGTTCGTCATGAACGTCGCGCTTGTCGGCCACCATCCGTCTGCCGCCTTCTACTGGCCGATCACGCGCATGTGGGAACTGCTGGCCGGCGCAGCGCTGGCGATCAGTGCCGCGCACGTCCGGATTATTGGCGGCTGGGCCAATGTGCTGTCGGGTGCCGGCGCCCTGTTGTGTCTTTCGTCGTTCGCGTTCGTGAATTCCCAGGCGGCGTTCCCCGGCTGGCGGGCGCTGTTACCCGTCGCCGGCACAGTCGGGCTCGTTGCCGCCGGTCGAGATGGCTGGTTCAACCGGTACGTGCTCGCGCATCCCCTATCGGTCTGGTTCGGTAGGATCAGCTACGCGCTGTATCTGTGGCACTGGCCGCTGCTGTCGTTCGCGTTCATCGTGGCGGGTCGGACGCCCTCGTCGGCCGTGCGAGGCACGTTACTGATTACCGCCGTCGTGCTGGCATGGCTGACGACTATGATCGTCGAGCGCCCCGTGCGCTTCGGTCCGGCAAGGGTGTGGAAGATCGCCGCGCCGTGCCTATTAATGCTCGGCATCGCCTATCTCGGCGGCATGACGTACGTGCGCGGCGGTCTGGGCTTTCGCAAGGGCTACAGCCCGGATGCCGACGTGACGACTGCCAAGCTCGGCGCAGGTCATGAGTTCGTCAACGCCATGTGCGGCGTGTCACCTGACGACCAGCGATTGTTTCCGTTCTGCGCGACCGACAAGCGCGTGCGCTCCCATTTCGCCGTGTGGGGCGACAGCAAAGCCGACGCGCTGTATTGGGGCCTCGTGCGTGAATCGGCACCCGGCGAAGGCTGGACGCTGATTGCGCGCCCGAGCTGCGCACCGATGGCGGGCGTCTGGCGCACGTCGTCGAACGCCGGTGACGATCCGGCGCTGTGTCGCGCCGCCAACGACGAGGCGCTGCGCATGTTGCTGGGCACGCCCGAACTCAAGACCGTCGTGCTCGTGATGACCGACCGCGACGTGATCGGGCAGACGTTCGCCGTCGACGGGCAATCCAGCGCCAGCCCCAGAGCCGCGCTCGATGGCGTCGACCAGGTGGTGACGGCGCTCGAACACGCCGGCCGGCGCGTGGCGCTGGTGCTCGACAACCCGCGTCTACGCGATCCGCGACAGTGCATGGACCGCCGCCCGCTCGCGTGGCCCTTCGTGCGACACGCTCTCGGCGTGACGGACATGAGCGCAGCACAACGCTGCGCGATCGGCTACCGCGACCACGTGACGCGCATGGCCCCGTTCACGGCGCTCGTCGACGACCTGAAACGTCGCCATCCGGCACTGCTCGTCTACGACCCGGCGGCCGCGCTGTGCGACGCGAAGCGCGGTGTCTGCCCGATGACGATGGACGGGCATTACCTCTACAGCTACGGCGATCACCTGTCCGATTACGGAAACGGGCTCGTCGCCAAGCAGTTCCTGCCGCTCCTGCGTCGCTGA
- a CDS encoding class I SAM-dependent DNA methyltransferase — protein MNAVEIEAAVSQLAEAPFDAEEFPYAFLAAFGNKDTTIARLRKGDTNKSDVPGGVLQRNNIHLATCATGQVNATLNALRASPETTRSKVKFILATDGDTLEAEELVSGETIASEYAKFASHFGFFLPLAGISTIREIKDSAVDVRATGRLNKLYLELLKENSDWATDERRQDMNHFMARLIFCFFAEDTGIFDGRGLFTKTVDRMSDAASGNTHEVISTIFQAMNVPTKDSSARVKAKIPGWADVFPYVNGGLFGGSNNVPRFTRMARTYLLHAGQLDWHEINPDIFGSMIQAVADDEERGSLGMHYTSVPNILKVLNPLFLDDLRAQLEAASDNKAKLLNLRKRMARIRVFDPACGSGNFLVIAYKQMREIEAEVNRRREEPDLRSAIPLTNFRGIELRSFPAEIARLALIIAEYQCDVLYRGQMQAVQDFLPLESENWITNGNALRLDWLALCPPTGTGVKVVSDDLFETPLDQPEIDFENEGGETYICGNPPYKGSKWQTDEQKGDLARAWVKHPNLAKNTDYVTGWFAKFFEYADSVPNAVGAFVATNSICQGQQAIEIWPAAFDRGFEIRFAHTSFKWANLASKNAGVTVVVIGLGKHSTGSKRLYQDDLVKDSSVIGPYLVPNSLAYVIKASSPIGEQSPMSFGNMPRDGGHLLLDRNLATNLMTDEAVRPYLRLFMGSDELIKGKQRYCLWIRDDEKDSAIESRFIADRLKLVAECRSQSNADSTRQFAKKPYRFVQIAGTAKDTAIVVATVSSESREYLPVSFVSANTIISNLAFALYDAPLWNLALIASKLHWVWIGTVCSRMRTDFRYSNTIGWNTFPVPTLTEQNKADLTRCAEDILLAREAHFPATIADLYDPDAMPENLRRAHERNDEVLERIYIGRRFRNDTERLEKLFDLYTKMTAAKAKPAKKTIRARKTA, from the coding sequence ATGAACGCAGTCGAAATCGAAGCCGCCGTCTCCCAGTTGGCCGAAGCACCATTTGACGCGGAAGAGTTTCCGTACGCCTTCCTCGCCGCCTTCGGGAACAAAGACACCACGATCGCCCGCCTCCGCAAGGGTGACACCAACAAATCAGATGTTCCTGGCGGGGTCCTGCAACGCAACAACATCCACCTCGCGACCTGTGCGACCGGTCAGGTCAACGCGACGTTGAACGCCCTACGCGCGAGCCCCGAAACAACGAGGAGCAAGGTTAAATTCATCCTGGCGACGGACGGCGACACCCTCGAAGCAGAAGAGCTGGTCAGTGGCGAGACAATTGCCAGTGAATACGCAAAGTTCGCCAGCCACTTCGGCTTCTTCCTGCCCCTCGCCGGCATCTCGACAATCAGGGAAATCAAGGATAGTGCGGTCGACGTTCGAGCAACTGGCCGCCTAAATAAGCTCTACCTAGAACTTCTGAAGGAAAATTCAGATTGGGCGACGGATGAACGTCGGCAGGACATGAATCACTTCATGGCGCGCCTCATCTTCTGTTTCTTCGCCGAAGACACCGGGATTTTTGATGGTCGAGGGCTGTTCACGAAGACCGTCGATCGTATGAGCGATGCGGCGTCGGGCAATACCCATGAAGTGATCAGCACGATTTTCCAGGCGATGAACGTGCCGACCAAGGACAGCAGTGCCCGTGTGAAGGCAAAAATCCCCGGGTGGGCTGACGTCTTCCCGTACGTGAACGGCGGGTTGTTCGGCGGCAGCAACAACGTACCGCGCTTCACGCGCATGGCCCGAACCTACTTGCTGCACGCCGGCCAACTGGACTGGCACGAAATCAATCCGGACATCTTCGGTTCGATGATCCAAGCGGTCGCCGACGACGAGGAACGTGGCTCACTCGGTATGCACTACACGAGCGTGCCGAACATCCTGAAAGTGCTCAACCCGCTGTTCCTCGACGACCTCCGCGCGCAACTGGAAGCCGCAAGCGACAACAAAGCGAAGTTGCTGAACCTGCGCAAGCGCATGGCACGCATTCGCGTGTTCGATCCAGCGTGCGGTTCGGGTAACTTCCTGGTCATCGCGTACAAGCAGATGCGCGAGATCGAGGCCGAAGTCAATCGCCGCCGTGAGGAGCCTGATCTACGATCAGCCATCCCATTGACCAACTTTCGTGGGATCGAGCTTCGTAGTTTCCCCGCCGAGATTGCACGTCTCGCGCTTATCATCGCCGAATATCAGTGCGACGTGCTGTATCGCGGCCAGATGCAGGCCGTGCAGGACTTCCTACCGCTCGAATCCGAGAACTGGATCACGAATGGCAACGCACTTCGACTCGATTGGTTGGCGCTCTGCCCGCCCACCGGAACGGGCGTAAAGGTCGTCTCGGATGACCTCTTCGAGACCCCACTTGATCAGCCGGAAATCGACTTCGAGAACGAAGGTGGCGAAACGTATATCTGTGGCAATCCGCCATATAAAGGCAGTAAATGGCAAACGGATGAGCAGAAGGGTGATCTGGCGAGGGCTTGGGTCAAGCATCCGAATCTTGCGAAGAACACAGACTATGTAACGGGCTGGTTCGCGAAGTTTTTTGAATACGCAGATAGCGTGCCAAATGCTGTCGGCGCGTTCGTAGCAACGAACAGCATTTGCCAAGGACAACAGGCGATTGAAATATGGCCCGCCGCCTTTGATCGCGGTTTTGAAATTAGATTTGCGCATACGTCTTTTAAGTGGGCAAATCTGGCCAGCAAAAATGCTGGCGTGACCGTCGTCGTAATCGGGCTTGGAAAACATTCAACGGGTTCAAAAAGGCTCTATCAAGATGACTTGGTGAAGGATAGCTCCGTAATCGGCCCGTACCTGGTCCCCAATAGCCTGGCCTACGTGATAAAGGCAAGCTCTCCTATCGGAGAGCAATCCCCAATGTCATTCGGCAACATGCCTCGGGATGGCGGGCACTTACTTCTGGATCGCAACCTCGCAACCAATCTGATGACAGACGAGGCGGTACGACCGTATCTCAGACTCTTCATGGGATCCGATGAACTCATCAAGGGTAAGCAGCGATATTGTTTGTGGATTCGAGACGATGAAAAGGACAGCGCGATCGAAAGTCGCTTCATCGCAGATCGGTTGAAGCTGGTCGCCGAATGTCGAAGTCAATCTAACGCCGATTCCACAAGGCAGTTTGCAAAAAAGCCATATCGATTCGTGCAAATAGCCGGGACTGCTAAGGACACTGCAATTGTTGTCGCAACTGTCTCATCCGAATCCAGAGAATATCTACCGGTTTCCTTTGTGTCCGCGAACACGATCATTAGCAATCTTGCTTTTGCACTTTACGACGCTCCATTATGGAATCTCGCGCTGATCGCATCAAAGTTACATTGGGTATGGATAGGGACAGTGTGCTCAAGAATGCGAACAGATTTTAGATATTCCAATACAATCGGCTGGAACACGTTCCCCGTGCCGACACTCACGGAGCAAAATAAAGCCGACCTGACAAGATGCGCCGAGGACATCCTGCTTGCTCGTGAAGCGCACTTCCCGGCGACGATCGCTGACCTTTACGATCCCGATGCCATGCCGGAGAATTTGCGTCGCGCTCACGAGCGCAACGACGAAGTGCTCGAACGCATTTACATCGGGCGCAGGTTCCGCAACGACACCGAACGACTGGAAAAACTGTTCGACCTATATACGAAGATGACAGCGGCGAAAGCGAAGCCGGCCAAGAAAACCATTCGAGCACGGAAAACCGCGTAA
- a CDS encoding DEAD/DEAH box helicase, producing MCNEETKRYSIPTVSIKTDRTGASSKSNALGMRPMQERAYARRGEQYLLIKSPPASGKSRALMFIALDKLTNQGIKQALIVVPERSIGGSFADEPLSQYGFFTDWVVKPQWNLCNAPGADDVKVAPSKVKAVGEFLASDDKVLVCTHATFRFAYQELGPAAFDHRLIAVDEFHHVSSDQDNILGRQLTELIQRNKVHMVAMTGSYFRGDAEAVLTPDDEARFDTVTYTYYEQLNGYEYLKSLDIGYYFYTGQYLDAVMRVLDPSLKTIVHIPNVNSRESLKQKHKEVEGIMDGLGTWKGTDPQTGFHLVELPEGRVIKVADLVDDGDGRSAVLSALKDPKQKNNRDHVDIIIALGMAKEGFDWIWCEHALTIGYRNSLTEIVQIIGRATRDAPGKESAHFTNLIAEPDASEDMVADAINDTLKAIAASLLMEQVLAPRFAFTPKNAGEQPGFDYGREGYKDGQLNVGVNHDDGRVHVEVKGLVEPKSEEAARICREDINEVLASFVQNSKTLERGLFDHDNTIPEELTILQMGKIVREKYPHLEEDDQEAVRQYAVAALAFTQKAKQVKMLITDEATGGVDDGTPKANLALIEGVKQFAMSVTELDIDLIDRINPFDTAYAILAKAMDEKTLKQVQAVIAARKINIPIEEARELAKRAVEFKRDRNRLPDINAADPWEKRMAEGIAVLARYKAAEKRKEGNGNA from the coding sequence ATGTGCAACGAAGAGACCAAGCGTTATTCCATCCCAACCGTCTCGATCAAGACGGATCGAACGGGGGCGTCCAGCAAATCGAACGCATTGGGTATGCGTCCCATGCAGGAACGCGCCTACGCAAGACGGGGCGAACAATACCTGTTGATCAAGTCGCCGCCGGCTTCCGGCAAGTCGCGCGCGTTGATGTTCATCGCGCTCGACAAGTTGACGAACCAGGGCATCAAGCAAGCCCTGATCGTGGTGCCCGAGCGCTCGATCGGTGGCAGTTTTGCCGACGAACCACTGTCCCAGTACGGCTTCTTCACCGATTGGGTGGTGAAACCGCAGTGGAACTTGTGCAACGCGCCTGGTGCGGACGACGTAAAGGTGGCTCCGTCCAAGGTTAAGGCCGTCGGCGAGTTCCTTGCCAGCGACGACAAAGTACTGGTCTGCACGCACGCCACGTTCCGGTTTGCCTACCAAGAACTTGGGCCAGCCGCGTTCGACCATCGTTTGATCGCGGTGGATGAGTTCCACCACGTTAGCAGCGACCAGGACAACATCCTGGGCCGGCAGTTGACCGAGTTGATTCAGCGGAACAAGGTGCACATGGTCGCGATGACCGGCTCCTACTTCCGTGGCGATGCCGAAGCCGTGCTGACACCGGACGACGAAGCGCGCTTCGATACGGTGACGTACACCTATTACGAGCAGCTGAACGGCTACGAGTATCTGAAATCACTCGACATCGGCTACTACTTCTACACCGGCCAGTACCTCGATGCGGTCATGCGGGTACTTGATCCGTCGTTGAAGACGATCGTGCACATCCCGAACGTCAACTCGCGCGAAAGCCTGAAGCAAAAGCACAAAGAGGTTGAGGGGATCATGGACGGTCTCGGCACCTGGAAAGGTACCGATCCCCAAACCGGCTTTCATCTTGTCGAGTTGCCCGAGGGCCGCGTGATCAAGGTTGCCGACCTGGTGGATGACGGGGATGGGCGCTCCGCTGTTCTGTCGGCGCTGAAAGACCCGAAGCAGAAGAACAATCGCGATCACGTCGACATCATCATCGCGCTCGGCATGGCGAAGGAAGGCTTCGACTGGATCTGGTGCGAGCACGCGCTGACCATTGGCTATCGCAACAGCCTGACGGAGATCGTTCAGATCATCGGTCGCGCCACCCGCGACGCGCCGGGCAAGGAAAGCGCGCACTTCACGAATCTGATCGCTGAACCGGACGCGTCCGAGGACATGGTGGCCGATGCGATCAACGACACGTTGAAAGCGATCGCCGCAAGCCTGCTCATGGAGCAAGTCCTGGCGCCGCGCTTCGCGTTCACGCCCAAGAATGCCGGCGAGCAGCCTGGTTTCGACTACGGCCGCGAGGGTTACAAAGATGGTCAACTCAACGTCGGTGTGAACCACGACGACGGGCGCGTGCACGTCGAGGTCAAGGGTCTGGTCGAACCGAAGTCCGAGGAAGCGGCGCGCATCTGTCGCGAGGACATCAACGAAGTGCTCGCCTCGTTCGTGCAGAACAGCAAAACGCTCGAGCGCGGGTTGTTCGACCACGACAACACGATCCCTGAAGAACTCACGATCCTTCAGATGGGCAAGATCGTGCGCGAGAAGTATCCGCACCTAGAAGAGGACGATCAGGAGGCCGTGCGCCAATACGCGGTCGCAGCGCTGGCTTTCACGCAAAAGGCCAAGCAGGTCAAAATGCTGATTACCGACGAAGCAACCGGTGGGGTCGACGACGGTACGCCCAAAGCAAACCTTGCCCTCATTGAAGGGGTGAAGCAGTTTGCGATGAGCGTCACGGAACTGGACATCGACCTGATCGACCGGATCAACCCGTTCGACACCGCCTACGCGATTCTTGCGAAGGCGATGGACGAGAAAACCTTGAAGCAGGTGCAAGCCGTGATCGCGGCGCGCAAGATCAACATCCCTATCGAAGAGGCGCGCGAACTGGCGAAACGGGCCGTTGAGTTCAAGCGTGATCGCAATCGTCTGCCGGACATCAACGCCGCCGATCCGTGGGAGAAGCGCATGGCCGAGGGCATCGCGGTTCTTGCCCGCTACAAGGCGGCCGAGAAGAGGAAGGAAGGCAATGGCAACGCGTAA
- a CDS encoding GIY-YIG nuclease family protein produces MATRKKSPVPNDVSDDDLLEQLGISVEIEVTGGRTAQEERIIAGFEEIQRFVEQHGYAPRHGEGFDIFERLYAVRLDQLRRNTAALALLAPWDTQGLLAQSATETEADLNQLGDDDLLAELGVDAKDDDDITVLRHVRSAAEKAAAEQTAERTPCVDFEKFKPLFDEAKAGLKDGTWEALPFAHDAEIKLESIQQGDFYILNGQIAYIADMGDEIKTSVTDRPDARLRVIYDNETESDLLQRSFQKALYRDDAPRRLRKKEVGSLFSGEWQDDDVQSGTIYVLRSLSNDPRIAPYRQVIHKIGVTSGKVETRIADAENDATYLLGKVEVVTTYKLAGVDRTKVESLIHKIFASAQIDLEILDRFGKPVKPREWFLVPLPIIDEAVQSILNGTILDKVYDRETGKLVSR; encoded by the coding sequence ATGGCAACGCGTAAAAAAAGCCCGGTACCGAACGATGTGTCCGACGACGACCTGCTTGAACAGTTGGGCATCTCGGTCGAAATTGAGGTCACTGGTGGTCGTACGGCCCAAGAGGAGCGCATCATCGCCGGTTTCGAGGAAATCCAGCGCTTCGTCGAGCAGCACGGCTACGCGCCTCGCCACGGCGAAGGTTTCGACATTTTCGAGCGCCTTTACGCTGTTCGCCTGGATCAACTACGTCGCAACACGGCCGCACTGGCGTTGCTGGCACCCTGGGACACCCAAGGTCTGCTTGCCCAGTCGGCGACCGAGACCGAGGCAGATCTCAACCAACTTGGCGACGATGATCTGCTCGCGGAACTTGGGGTCGACGCAAAAGATGACGACGACATTACGGTGCTCCGGCACGTCCGATCCGCTGCGGAAAAGGCGGCGGCCGAGCAAACCGCCGAACGTACGCCGTGCGTCGATTTCGAGAAGTTCAAGCCTCTGTTCGACGAGGCCAAGGCGGGGCTGAAGGACGGCACCTGGGAAGCGTTGCCGTTTGCTCACGATGCTGAAATCAAACTAGAAAGCATTCAACAAGGTGACTTCTACATCCTGAACGGGCAGATTGCCTACATCGCTGACATGGGCGACGAAATCAAAACGTCCGTCACCGACCGACCGGATGCGCGGCTTCGTGTCATCTACGACAACGAGACCGAAAGCGATCTGTTGCAGCGTTCGTTCCAGAAGGCGCTCTACCGCGACGACGCACCGCGTCGTCTGCGCAAGAAAGAGGTGGGATCACTTTTCAGCGGCGAATGGCAAGACGACGACGTGCAGAGCGGTACGATCTACGTGCTGCGCTCGTTGTCCAACGATCCGCGCATCGCCCCGTACCGCCAGGTCATTCACAAGATTGGCGTGACGAGCGGCAAGGTCGAAACGAGAATCGCGGATGCCGAGAATGATGCGACGTACCTGCTCGGTAAAGTGGAAGTCGTAACCACCTACAAGCTCGCCGGTGTCGATCGAACCAAAGTAGAAAGCTTGATCCACAAGATTTTCGCAAGCGCCCAGATCGACCTGGAAATCCTCGATCGCTTCGGCAAACCAGTCAAACCTCGCGAATGGTTCCTAGTCCCTTTACCGATTATTGATGAAGCAGTACAAAGTATCTTGAACGGCACAATACTCGATAAGGTCTATGACCGAGAAACTGGCAAGCTGGTCAGCCGGTGA
- a CDS encoding H-NS family nucleoid-associated regulatory protein, with protein sequence MNNQSIRDLQKQLGQLNLLLAEAKHKEKHVALEQIAAYVKEYDITETELLRAAGLVKPKRQKAPAMYYDPNSGNSWTGRGKRPKWLEDKNLDDYLIREAAKPWWPEGH encoded by the coding sequence ATGAACAATCAATCTATTCGAGATCTACAAAAGCAACTTGGCCAACTTAATCTGCTGCTCGCAGAAGCCAAGCATAAAGAGAAACATGTCGCCCTCGAGCAAATTGCAGCATACGTCAAGGAATACGACATCACCGAGACTGAATTGCTGCGCGCCGCCGGCTTAGTCAAACCTAAGCGTCAGAAGGCACCCGCCATGTACTACGATCCCAACAGCGGGAATTCTTGGACTGGTCGTGGTAAGCGGCCAAAGTGGCTTGAAGACAAGAATCTCGATGACTACCTGATCCGGGAAGCTGCCAAACCCTGGTGGCCCGAAGGACACTGA